A genome region from Primulina eburnea isolate SZY01 chromosome 9, ASM2296580v1, whole genome shotgun sequence includes the following:
- the LOC140840889 gene encoding metal transporter Nramp2-like — MVEFALIGADIQEVIGSAIVIKILSRGFFPYGSLTEWLRLRLKCFSVLHRMKEYASIRKCSVFLFLQNIGVMKSEASLFAVLIATMAISFAWLFGKTKSNVVELLRGEEMLFPKNLTFFGFFVI, encoded by the exons ATGGTTGAGTTTGCCTTGATCGGGGCTGACATTCAGGAAGTAATTGGTAGCGCTATTGTGATCAAGATTTTGAGCCGTGGGTTCTTCCCCTATGGCTCCTTGACTG AGTGGCTGAGACTTCGTCTTAAATGCTTTAGTGTTCTTCATCGGATGAAGGAATATGCTAGTATTCGAAAATG CTCCGTCTTTCTGTTTCTGCAGAATATTGGTGTGATGAAATCAGAGGCGTCCCTTTTCGCTGTCCTGATAGCGACTATGGCAATCTCATTTGCTTGGCTCTTTGGAAAAACAAAGTCTAATGTTGTGGAACTTCTACGTGGTGAGGAAATGCTCTTTCCAAAAAATTTAACTTTCTTTGGATTCTTTGTTATCTAA
- the LOC140841623 gene encoding ABC transporter F family member 4 produces MVRKKADEGGVNTKAKPSGKEKLSVSEMLASMDSKPEKPKKGPSLTSAKPKSKTAPKLSSYTDDIDLPSSEEEDDEELLKLNETNKQPSRQNRSSTKPLDISVGEKELKKREKKDMIAAQAAEFAKHEALKDDHDAFTVVIGSRASVLDGEDDADANVKDITVDNFSVAARGKELLKNASVKISHGKRYGLVGPNGKGKSTLLKLLAWRKIPVPKNIDVLLVEQEVVGDDKTALEAVVSANEELIKIRQEVASLNTSTASNGDNEDDESDGDDVGEKLAELYEKLQLMGSDAAEAQASKILAGLGFTKNMQGRPTRSFSGGWRMRISLARALFVQPTLLLLDEPTNHLDLRAVLWLEEYLCRWKKTLIVVSHDRDFLNTVCSEIIHLHELKLHFYRGNFDAFESGYEQRRKEMNKKFEIYDKQVKAAKRSGSRAQQEKVKDKAKFVASKEASKNKGKGKIDEDEPLPEAPQKWRDYTVEFHFPEPTELTPPLLQLIEVTFSYPNREDFKLSNVDVGIDMGTRVAIVGPNGAGKSTLLNLLAGDLVPTTGEVRRSQKLRIGRYSQHFVDLLTMDETPVQYLLRLHPDQEGLSKQEAVRAKLGKFGLPSHNHLTPIVKLSGGQKARVVFTSISMSKPHILLLDEPTNHLDMQSIDALADALDEFTGGVVLVSHDSRLISRVCEDEERSEIWVVENGTVEFFPGTFEEYKEELIKEIRAEVDD; encoded by the coding sequence ATGGTTAGGAAGAAAGCAGATGAGGGCGGTGTTAATACAAAGGCTAAGCCAAGTGGTAAAGAGAAATTATCTGTGTCTGAAATGCTTGCGAGTATGGACTCAAAACCGGAAAAACCAAAGAAAGGCCCAAGCTTGACATCTGCTAAGCCCAAGTCAAAGACAGCTCCAAAGTTGTCATCTTACACTGATGACATTGATCTTCCTTCCTCGGAGGAGGAGGATGATGAGGAGCTGCTGAAGCTCAATGAGACAAACAAACAGCCAAGTAGACAGAATAGAAGTTCTACAAAGCCTCTTGATATCTCTGTCGGTGAAAAAGAATTGAAGAAACGAGAGAAGAAGGACATGATTGCTGCTCAGGCTGCTGAATTTGCTAAACATGAGGCCCTTAAGGATGATCATGATGCTTTTACTGTTGTGATTGGCAGTCGAGCTTCTGTACTTGATGGTGAAGATGATGCAGACGCCAATGTCAAAGATATAACTGTGGATAACTTCTCTGTGGCTGCTCGCGGGAAAGAACTTTTGAAGAATGCATCAGTGAAGATTTCTCACGGGAAGAGGTATGGTTTGGTTGGACCCAACGGAAAGGGTAAATCTACTCTTTTGAAGCTTCTTGCTTGGAGAAAAATTCCTGTACCCAAAAATATTGATGTACTTTTGGTTGAACAAGAGGTCGTTGGTGATGATAAAACAGCCCTTGAAGCAGTTGTTTCAGCCAATGAAGAACTTATTAAAATTAGGCAAGAGGTTGCATCTTTGAATACATCTACTGCATCCAATGGTGATAATGAAGATGATGAGTCTGATGGGGACGATGTGGGAGAGAAGCTTGCTGAGTTGTATGAAAAGTTGCAACTAATGGGATCAGATGCTGCCGAGGCTCAGGCTTCTAAAATTTTAGCTGGGTTGGGTTTCACTAAAAATATGCAAGGCCGTCCTACACGCTCTTTTAGTGGCGGTTGGAGAATGAGAATTTCTTTGGCTAGGGCTCTATTTGTTCAGCCTACCCTGTTGCTCTTGGATGAACCCACCAACCATCTCGACCTTAGGGCCGTTCTGTGGTTAGAAGAATACTTGTGCAGATGGAAGAAAACTCTCATTGTTGTTTCACACGATCGAGATTTTCTGAATACAGTTTGCAGTGAAATTATTCATCTCCACGAATTAAAACTCCACTTTTATCGTGGAAATTTTGATGCTTTTGAAAGTGGTTATGAACAGCGTCGCAAAGAGATGAAcaagaagtttgagatttatgaCAAGCAGGTAAAAGCTGCTAAGAGATCTGGGAGTCGGGCTCAACAAGAAAAGGTGAAAGATAAAGCCAAATTTGTCGCTTCCAAGGAAGCTTCTAAGAACAAGGGTAAAGGCAAGATTGATGAAGATGAACCTCTCCCTGAGGCCCCTCAGAAGTGGAGAGATTACACTGTCGAGTTTCATTTTCCTGAACCCACCGAGCTGACACCGCCACTGTTGCAGCTAATTGAAGTCACCTTCAGCTATCCAAATCGAGAAGATTTCAAGCTCTCTAATGTGGATGTTGGTATTGATATGGGGACTCGTGTGGCAATTGTAGGACCCAATGGAGCTGGGAAGTCTACCCTGCTCAACCTTCTTGCTGGGGATTTGGTTCCAACAACAGGTGAAGTAAGGAGGAGTCAAAAATTGAGGATTGGTCGATACTCCCAGCATTTTGTGGATCTCTTGACAATGGATGAAACACCAGTTCAATATCTTCTGCGCCTCCATCCGGATCAAGAAGGACTCAGCAAACAGGAGGCTGTTCGTGCTAAGCTTGGGAAGTTTGGACTTCCCAGTCACAACCATCTAACACCAATTGTTAAACTATCTGGAGGGCAGAAAGCCCGTGTGGTCTTCACTTCCATATCCATGTCTAAGCCACATATTCTTCTTTTAGATGAGCCAACTAATCATTTGGACATGCAAAGTATCGATGCATTAGCAGATGCACTTGATGAGTTCACTGGTGGTGTTGTCCTAGTCAGTCATGACTCTCGGCTTATATCACGCGTTTGCGAAGATGAGGAAAGAAGTGAAATATGGGTAGTGGAGAACGGAACTGTTGAGTTCTTCCCAGGCACGTTTGAGGAGTACAAGGAGGAGCTTATCAAGGAAATCAGAGCAGAGGTTGATGATTAA